A region from the Candidatus Zixiibacteriota bacterium genome encodes:
- the purB gene encoding adenylosuccinate lyase encodes MIERYTLPEMGSVWMEQNKFESWLKVEIAASRALADLGIIPKKAFRVIEKKAAFSLKRIEKIEARVDHDVIAFLTSVAEKVGPEAKFIHYGMTSSDVLDTATALCLKQASELIDKKIIRALSAIRSLAKRHKLTPIIGRTHGVFAEPTSLGLKFAMWYTELKRGQKRFKMAANEVAVGKISGAVGNFANLDPIVEKKVCRELKLTPAEVSTQVVQRDRYAAYLNTIALIGSSLEKFATEIRNLQRSEIGELQEGFAKGQKGSSAMPHKKNPITAERIAGLSRVLRGNALAGMENIALWHERDITHSSVERVIIPDSCILIDYMLEKFIGVLKNLIVNKKRMKENIFMTGGLVFSQRLLLKLAGPVGSREKAYRIVQINAMEAHQGKETFINLVKSDPRVTAHLSPEEIDECFGLDYYLRNVSKIFKRVFG; translated from the coding sequence ATGATAGAACGATATACTCTCCCGGAAATGGGAAGCGTCTGGATGGAGCAAAACAAATTTGAAAGCTGGCTGAAAGTCGAAATCGCCGCCAGCCGCGCCCTGGCCGATTTGGGCATAATCCCTAAAAAGGCCTTCCGGGTTATCGAAAAGAAAGCCGCCTTTAGCCTCAAGCGGATCGAAAAAATCGAAGCCAGAGTCGATCATGATGTGATTGCCTTTTTGACTTCCGTCGCGGAGAAGGTCGGGCCCGAAGCCAAATTTATTCATTACGGCATGACCTCTTCGGATGTTCTTGATACGGCTACAGCTTTATGCTTGAAACAGGCGTCCGAGCTTATTGATAAAAAAATAATTCGCGCTCTCTCGGCTATACGCTCTTTGGCCAAACGGCATAAACTAACACCGATAATCGGGCGCACTCACGGCGTATTCGCCGAACCGACTAGCCTGGGATTGAAATTCGCCATGTGGTACACTGAGCTTAAGCGGGGACAAAAGAGATTCAAAATGGCTGCCAATGAAGTCGCCGTTGGCAAAATTTCCGGAGCTGTCGGCAATTTCGCCAACCTCGACCCGATTGTAGAAAAAAAGGTCTGTCGCGAACTTAAACTCACACCAGCGGAAGTCTCTACCCAGGTCGTTCAGCGTGACCGTTATGCCGCCTATTTAAATACCATCGCGTTAATCGGGTCGTCTCTGGAAAAATTCGCGACCGAAATCAGGAACCTTCAGCGCAGTGAAATCGGAGAGCTACAGGAGGGATTTGCCAAAGGTCAAAAAGGTTCTTCGGCCATGCCTCATAAAAAAAATCCGATCACAGCCGAGCGCATCGCAGGCTTATCCCGAGTCTTGCGCGGCAATGCATTGGCCGGGATGGAAAACATTGCCCTCTGGCATGAACGCGATATTACTCACAGCTCGGTGGAACGAGTTATTATCCCCGATAGCTGTATCTTAATCGATTATATGCTGGAAAAATTTATCGGTGTCCTGAAAAATCTGATCGTCAATAAAAAACGCATGAAAGAAAATATTTTTATGACCGGCGGCCTCGTCTTTTCGCAACGACTTCTGCTTAAACTTGCCGGTCCGGTAGGCAGTCGAGAAAAGGCTTATCGAATTGTACAAATCAATGCAATGGAAGCTCACCAGGGCAAAGAAACATTTATTAACCTTGTCAAGTCCGACCCGCGCGTAACGGCTCATTTATCGCCCGAGGAAATTGACGAGTGTTTCGGTTTGGATTATTATTTGCGAAACGTTTCCAAAATATTCAAAAGGGTATTTGGATGA
- a CDS encoding phosphatidylserine decarboxylase family protein — MTIARDGLPIIFGTLVPGIIILALYSSYPHWWFMLIGIVVSIFGLFCVAFFRNPKRKIPDDSSSIVSPADGKVIKILEVDDEYVGTAYRVDIFLSIFDVHLNRIPFKGRVDFVNYRPGKFISAFKDKASEDNERTDIGIESNRGKFRVAQIAGLIARRIVCRLKKNDAVNIGQLFGMIRFGSRTEITFPKTFSPVVKVGQHVKGGETIVGRIA, encoded by the coding sequence ATGACTATTGCCAGAGACGGATTGCCTATTATTTTTGGAACCTTGGTACCGGGAATTATAATTCTCGCTCTGTATTCATCATATCCGCATTGGTGGTTTATGCTTATCGGAATTGTTGTATCAATCTTCGGCTTATTCTGCGTTGCCTTCTTTCGCAATCCGAAACGCAAAATTCCGGATGATAGTTCATCAATTGTTTCTCCTGCCGATGGAAAGGTGATTAAAATTCTTGAAGTTGATGATGAATATGTAGGCACGGCCTACAGAGTCGATATTTTTCTATCCATCTTTGACGTTCATCTGAATCGCATTCCTTTCAAAGGCCGCGTTGATTTTGTAAATTACCGGCCGGGAAAATTTATCTCGGCCTTCAAAGATAAAGCCTCGGAAGATAACGAGCGAACCGATATCGGGATAGAAAGCAATCGCGGTAAATTCCGGGTGGCGCAGATTGCCGGCCTTATCGCGCGTCGAATCGTTTGCCGCCTTAAGAAAAACGATGCCGTCAATATCGGTCAGCTCTTTGGCATGATAAGATTTGGTTCCCGAACCGAAATTACCTTTCCGAAAACATTTTCGCCCGTTGTAAAAGTAGGCCAACATGTCAAAGGCGGAGAAACTATTGTCGGGAGAATCGCCTGA
- the pssA gene encoding CDP-diacylglycerol--serine O-phosphatidyltransferase, whose protein sequence is MSKAEKLLSGESPDMPNYRPIFPGIFTAGNILCGFLSLIYAAEGKPVAAAWLIVFAGILDAFDGKVARLSGGVTDLGKELDSLADYISFGIAPAFLIHTFKLNVFGEGGLIVGLMYITASGYRLARFNLLSSSDEKQNFLGLPVPIAAMALIGYIIFCHHLWGQIEYAEYLIVMMILFSALMVSQVEYYALPDNFNTRENRIKLLYIIALAIAGLIKPRLLMFPLFIMYILGGLIMEGVRIIKSSKQE, encoded by the coding sequence ATGTCAAAGGCGGAGAAACTATTGTCGGGAGAATCGCCTGATATGCCGAATTACCGTCCCATATTTCCTGGTATTTTTACCGCCGGTAATATCTTGTGCGGCTTCTTGTCTTTGATATACGCCGCCGAAGGAAAACCGGTGGCCGCCGCCTGGCTTATCGTCTTTGCCGGGATTCTCGACGCTTTCGACGGCAAAGTCGCTCGTTTATCCGGAGGCGTAACGGATTTGGGCAAAGAGCTGGATTCATTGGCTGATTACATATCTTTCGGCATTGCTCCCGCATTCCTTATTCATACGTTTAAGCTTAATGTTTTTGGTGAAGGGGGCCTAATCGTTGGATTGATGTATATAACTGCCTCCGGCTACCGCCTGGCTCGCTTTAACCTGCTCTCATCATCTGACGAAAAGCAGAATTTCCTCGGCCTCCCGGTTCCCATTGCCGCGATGGCGCTGATAGGCTATATAATTTTCTGCCATCATCTATGGGGCCAGATTGAGTACGCCGAATATCTCATCGTTATGATGATTCTTTTCTCGGCCCTGATGGTCTCTCAAGTGGAATATTATGCCTTGCCGGATAATTTTAATACTCGCGAAAACAGAATTAAATTATTATATATAATTGCGCTGGCGATAGCCGGCCTAATTAAGCCGAGACTATTAATGTTCCCATTGTTCATTATGTATATTTTGGGAGGATTAATAATGGAAGGTGTCAGAATTATAAAAAGCAGTAAGCAAGAATGA
- the purS gene encoding phosphoribosylformylglycinamidine synthase subunit PurS codes for MSKSKAVVYIRLKDGVLDPQGKTIAHAMSNMGYNEFESVRSGRFFELECDSRPDLEKRIDEICRKLLANPVIENYKVEMIA; via the coding sequence TTGAGCAAATCAAAAGCGGTTGTATATATTCGTCTCAAAGACGGAGTTTTGGACCCTCAGGGAAAAACTATCGCGCATGCGATGAGCAATATGGGGTATAACGAATTCGAATCCGTCCGTAGCGGACGCTTTTTTGAATTGGAATGCGACTCACGACCCGATTTGGAAAAAAGAATTGACGAGATTTGCCGTAAGCTCCTGGCCAATCCCGTTATCGAAAACTATAAAGTGGAAATGATCGCATGA
- the purQ gene encoding phosphoribosylformylglycinamidine synthase subunit PurQ, producing the protein MKFGVVTFPGSNGDYDSYTAAKFALGKETTFLWHKSSSLEGCDVVILPGGFSYGDYLRSGSIARFSPIMKSVIKFANSGGIVIGFCNGFQVLVESGLLPGALMRNSHLRFRNRFVYLKVEDYNTPFTNACAPGKTLKIPIAHGDGNYYNFQSELDDLEKNGQIIFRYAEEDGTVTEKANPNGSLLNIAGICSKESNVLGMMPHPERAAEKILNSDDGLYVFKSMAAHFEKKPAKTG; encoded by the coding sequence ATGAAATTCGGTGTCGTAACATTTCCCGGTTCCAACGGCGATTATGATTCCTATACTGCCGCAAAATTCGCCCTCGGAAAAGAAACAACCTTTTTATGGCATAAATCGAGCTCCCTCGAAGGATGCGATGTCGTTATCCTGCCCGGCGGATTTTCATACGGCGATTACCTGCGCAGCGGCTCGATCGCGAGATTTTCTCCAATTATGAAATCTGTTATCAAATTTGCCAATTCCGGCGGCATTGTAATCGGCTTTTGCAACGGATTTCAGGTCCTGGTGGAATCCGGACTACTTCCCGGCGCCCTGATGCGCAATTCTCATCTGCGTTTCCGTAATAGATTTGTATATCTCAAGGTGGAAGATTATAATACGCCGTTTACCAACGCCTGCGCCCCCGGAAAAACGTTAAAGATTCCGATTGCTCACGGCGACGGCAATTACTATAATTTTCAATCGGAACTTGATGATCTCGAAAAGAATGGCCAGATTATTTTCAGGTATGCGGAAGAAGACGGAACAGTTACTGAAAAGGCGAATCCCAACGGGTCGCTTCTCAATATTGCCGGGATTTGCAGCAAAGAAAGCAACGTACTGGGAATGATGCCGCATCCGGAACGGGCCGCGGAAAAGATTCTTAATTCCGATGACGGCCTATATGTATTTAAATCAATGGCCGCTCATTTTGAAAAAAAACCGGCTAAAACGGGCTAA
- a CDS encoding DUF4321 domain-containing protein, whose product MKRREVIFIVTSLILGAVIGGLVGDIIATYLPPGAAKTLFSKSIQIGIDTTRFDFYAIAFTFGLMIKINFLSVLTVVLVIVYFRWWYL is encoded by the coding sequence ATGAAAAGACGCGAAGTTATCTTTATTGTTACCAGTTTGATTCTGGGAGCTGTCATCGGCGGACTGGTGGGAGACATAATCGCGACCTATCTTCCACCCGGAGCGGCCAAAACCTTGTTTTCCAAATCGATTCAGATCGGAATCGACACGACTCGATTTGATTTTTATGCGATCGCCTTTACTTTTGGACTCATGATAAAAATAAACTTTTTATCGGTTCTGACCGTAGTATTAGTGATTGTTTATTTTCGCTGGTGGTATTTATAA
- the tatA gene encoding twin-arginine translocase TatA/TatE family subunit — protein sequence MLSMPGWGELLVVFLLILLLFGAKRIPDIATGLGRGIRDFKKALKDTQDEITKDNSKTEKLEDKKDD from the coding sequence ATGTTAAGTATGCCCGGATGGGGCGAATTACTGGTAGTGTTTCTGCTTATCCTGCTTCTTTTTGGCGCCAAAAGAATTCCCGATATCGCGACCGGATTGGGAAGAGGAATCCGCGATTTCAAGAAAGCCCTTAAAGATACACAGGATGAGATTACAAAGGATAATTCGAAGACCGAAAAACTGGAAGACAAAAAAGATGATTGA
- a CDS encoding serine/threonine-protein kinase: MDETIMPKNLSSYLLYTLIAVLVISLYLGDFTGMKKLQWKIDDLMYAIKGSSNPASDIIMVNIDDKSVDAIGEWPWDYELVADLVAVCNSAEPKSMLLNLELPSRVAEDTTGKTKILGNQISWTNNIILIYDIALSDYSNQRMSRPEYLYKSSIQVDSDLGLLDEHQALNVRKPFLPSGLICEYTDGLGFIYTEYAPDRTVRWAPIVANYDGFYYPSAALLAAAMHLGYAANEIKVFGGESVKFGSHVVPTDENGRVLINYGTRGSTFKEYSAIDLIDEKINLSNLKSKAVLVNLTATGMTNNFNTPVAEQMPQSELLANIIENIVHANYVETFNFSIGLDILIIIGLGLMFAFILPRVILMYRMIILLVGIIIIANLNYVLFSSYQLMPRFLYFGLEILLMMLATPLLDNSKVGEGGSLELSNLFSFLGKSKDKEDETVSAGNVPVRKLNDIGNEPEFQKTEVLPAQTPELTATGMSNAETSAVESHEDSSTDETTAYDQHQGASISDQIIPAPSSNESVQDPEIEPVASEPLSEFANESPGINAQVFRDADRIESLGRYKVTGVLGKGAMGTVFKGVDPAIDRPVALKTIRLDFVSDEKELSELRDRLFREAQAAGKLSHPNIVTIYDVGSEGTMQYIAMECLEGQVLEDLINKKVQFSYKIIANIIIQICNALNYAHEQGIIHRDIKPANIMVLKDYSVKVMDFGIARVDSSSMTKTGIAMGTPNYISPELLQGKEVDRRCDIFSLGVVIYEMLTGRRPFKGENMTALIYSIINKDPVPPSTINERIPAIYDHIVLNALKKNPVERYQKATDIKKLLVDFVESFSIAR; this comes from the coding sequence ATGGATGAGACGATTATGCCAAAGAACTTATCGTCATATTTACTTTATACTTTGATTGCGGTTCTGGTAATCAGCCTGTATCTCGGCGATTTTACCGGAATGAAAAAACTGCAATGGAAAATCGATGATCTTATGTACGCCATAAAAGGCAGCAGCAATCCCGCTTCGGATATTATAATGGTTAATATCGATGACAAATCAGTGGATGCTATCGGAGAATGGCCCTGGGATTATGAATTGGTTGCGGATTTGGTCGCGGTGTGCAATTCAGCCGAACCCAAATCGATGTTGTTGAACCTTGAGTTGCCATCCCGCGTGGCTGAAGATACCACGGGAAAGACAAAAATATTAGGCAATCAGATTTCCTGGACCAACAATATCATCCTAATTTACGATATCGCCTTATCGGATTATTCCAATCAGAGAATGTCGCGTCCGGAGTATTTATACAAAAGCTCGATTCAGGTGGATTCAGATTTGGGACTTTTGGATGAGCATCAGGCCCTGAATGTTCGTAAGCCTTTTCTGCCTTCCGGCTTGATTTGCGAATACACTGACGGATTGGGATTTATTTATACCGAATACGCCCCCGACCGAACGGTACGCTGGGCTCCGATTGTCGCCAACTATGACGGCTTTTATTATCCTTCCGCGGCGTTATTGGCGGCAGCCATGCATCTGGGTTATGCTGCCAACGAAATAAAAGTATTTGGCGGAGAGTCGGTAAAATTCGGATCTCATGTCGTGCCCACCGATGAAAACGGACGTGTTCTGATAAATTACGGCACCAGAGGATCAACTTTCAAAGAATACAGCGCCATCGATTTGATTGACGAGAAAATTAATCTTTCGAATTTAAAAAGCAAAGCGGTCCTGGTTAACCTTACGGCTACCGGAATGACAAACAATTTCAATACTCCGGTTGCTGAACAGATGCCCCAGAGTGAACTGCTGGCCAATATTATCGAAAATATCGTTCACGCTAATTATGTTGAAACCTTTAATTTTTCGATCGGGCTGGATATATTAATAATTATCGGATTAGGACTTATGTTCGCGTTTATCTTGCCGCGCGTGATCCTTATGTATCGAATGATTATCCTGTTAGTCGGAATAATAATCATAGCCAATCTTAATTATGTCTTATTCAGTTCATATCAATTAATGCCAAGATTTTTGTATTTCGGTCTTGAAATATTGTTGATGATGTTGGCCACCCCGTTATTGGACAACTCCAAGGTTGGTGAGGGAGGCAGTCTGGAATTATCCAACCTATTTAGTTTTCTGGGTAAATCAAAGGACAAGGAAGATGAGACAGTTTCCGCCGGGAATGTTCCCGTTCGCAAACTAAACGATATCGGAAATGAGCCTGAATTTCAGAAAACAGAAGTATTGCCCGCCCAAACGCCGGAATTGACCGCGACCGGAATGTCCAATGCCGAAACCAGCGCCGTAGAATCTCATGAGGATTCAAGCACCGACGAAACAACAGCCTATGATCAGCACCAGGGGGCATCAATTTCCGATCAGATTATTCCAGCTCCCTCGTCGAACGAGTCGGTGCAGGATCCGGAAATCGAACCGGTTGCTTCGGAACCGTTATCCGAATTCGCCAATGAATCTCCCGGCATCAACGCTCAGGTGTTCAGAGACGCCGATAGGATTGAAAGTCTGGGACGGTATAAAGTAACTGGTGTTCTTGGCAAGGGCGCCATGGGAACGGTCTTTAAGGGAGTTGATCCGGCTATTGACCGGCCGGTCGCTTTGAAGACTATTCGCCTTGATTTTGTGTCTGATGAAAAAGAACTTTCTGAATTAAGAGATCGCTTATTCCGTGAGGCTCAGGCGGCCGGAAAGCTGTCTCATCCAAATATCGTAACGATATACGATGTTGGTTCGGAAGGCACGATGCAGTACATTGCCATGGAATGCCTCGAGGGTCAGGTTCTGGAAGATTTGATTAACAAGAAAGTCCAGTTTTCCTATAAGATAATTGCCAACATTATCATTCAGATTTGTAACGCTCTTAATTACGCCCATGAACAGGGAATCATCCATCGTGATATTAAGCCGGCCAATATCATGGTCCTCAAGGATTATTCGGTCAAGGTTATGGATTTCGGTATTGCTCGCGTCGATTCATCCTCGATGACTAAAACCGGTATCGCCATGGGCACACCCAATTATATTTCGCCGGAGCTGCTCCAGGGTAAAGAAGTTGATCGCCGCTGTGATATATTTTCTCTGGGCGTTGTGATTTATGAGATGTTGACCGGGCGTCGTCCGTTCAAGGGTGAGAACATGACCGCCCTGATTTACAGCATTATCAATAAAGACCCGGTGCCGCCTTCTACTATTAACGAAAGAATTCCGGCGATTTATGATCATATTGTCCTAAATGCTCTAAAGAAGAATCCGGTTGAAAGATACCAGAAGGCTACGGATATAAAGAAGTTATTGGTTGATTTTGTGGAATCATTCAGTATCGCTCGATAG
- a CDS encoding metallophosphoesterase family protein, whose protein sequence is MKLAVLSDVHANLEALNATFAEIERQKAEKIFFLGDAVGYGADPNKCVKMINKFCDIKLLGNHDYVALGLDNSSNFNPVAKESIMWTQDKMRQKTIEILSDFDMEANFLDYYFVHATPDCPADWNYMLTPGDAEECFERFSQQICFVGHSHLPCVFCMHPDGSVSMTDTITSFDAKPDCRYIINVGSVGQPRDGNADACFAIIDTDKNQIDICRTEYDLERAQQKMRKAQLPEYLASRLANGK, encoded by the coding sequence ATGAAACTGGCCGTTCTATCAGATGTTCATGCTAATCTTGAGGCCTTAAACGCTACTTTCGCAGAAATAGAGAGACAAAAAGCCGAAAAGATCTTTTTCCTGGGTGATGCCGTCGGTTATGGCGCCGATCCGAACAAATGCGTTAAAATGATAAACAAGTTTTGCGATATAAAACTCCTCGGTAATCATGATTATGTCGCTCTGGGATTGGATAATTCAAGTAATTTCAATCCCGTTGCCAAAGAATCAATTATGTGGACACAGGATAAGATGAGGCAAAAGACAATTGAGATTTTATCCGATTTTGATATGGAGGCAAATTTTCTCGATTATTATTTTGTCCATGCCACTCCTGATTGCCCCGCCGACTGGAATTATATGTTGACTCCCGGCGACGCCGAGGAATGCTTTGAGCGTTTTTCTCAGCAGATTTGTTTCGTGGGACATTCTCACTTACCGTGCGTGTTTTGTATGCATCCGGACGGTTCGGTTTCGATGACCGATACAATCACGTCGTTTGATGCCAAGCCGGATTGCAGATATATTATAAATGTTGGATCGGTCGGACAGCCCCGTGACGGCAATGCCGACGCTTGTTTCGCGATAATTGATACGGACAAAAACCAAATTGATATTTGCCGAACGGAATATGATTTGGAACGGGCTCAGCAGAAAATGCGAAAAGCTCAATTGCCCGAATATTTAGCCAGTCGTCTGGCCAACGGAAAATAG
- a CDS encoding FHA domain-containing protein, which translates to MPEIVVKFNEKVIEKVVTEKKRISIGRTKDNDIVLENRGVSRKHAQIEFNEDSAVIIDNESLNGVFVNNRRISEEMLRDQDIITIGKYSLEFNQETDKPDRAGQMDGTMILNTKQQRELVDNDRRERELVSRVGGTVLLGLENTRTSEFRIDRDVTTIGKAKFVHVQARGFMISGIQAKIVMEGNDHYLVNLGRRGKTKVNGDVVTRTLLKNSDIIQVGKSTFRFVEGN; encoded by the coding sequence ATGCCCGAAATAGTCGTAAAATTCAATGAAAAGGTCATTGAAAAGGTAGTTACGGAGAAAAAACGAATCAGTATCGGACGGACCAAGGATAATGATATCGTTTTGGAAAATCGCGGGGTTTCGCGCAAGCACGCTCAAATCGAGTTTAACGAAGATAGCGCCGTTATCATCGACAATGAATCGCTAAACGGTGTATTCGTTAATAACCGCAGGATATCTGAAGAAATGCTGCGGGATCAGGATATCATAACGATTGGGAAATATTCTCTGGAGTTTAATCAGGAAACAGATAAGCCCGATCGCGCCGGACAGATGGACGGCACGATGATATTAAATACCAAGCAACAGCGTGAGTTGGTTGACAATGACCGCAGGGAACGCGAGTTAGTTTCGCGGGTGGGCGGAACAGTTCTTTTGGGTTTGGAAAATACCAGGACATCGGAATTCAGGATTGATCGGGATGTCACGACTATTGGAAAGGCCAAATTCGTTCATGTTCAGGCGAGAGGATTTATGATTTCCGGTATTCAGGCCAAGATTGTCATGGAAGGAAACGATCATTACCTGGTCAATCTCGGACGGCGCGGCAAAACCAAAGTTAACGGAGATGTAGTAACACGGACGCTTCTTAAAAACAGCGACATTATTCAAGTCGGGAAATCGACATTCCGCTTTGTTGAGGGGAATTAA
- the dusB gene encoding tRNA dihydrouridine synthase DusB: protein MVFCYFVGMMIGNLNIKGKVLCAPMAGISNPPYRILARRFGAAVVYTEMVSSHGLAYGGEKTEKLLDFGSQEQPIGIQLFGADPDIMYRAAQIVSKRNPAIIDLNFGCPTKKVVKKNGGAAVLKDLGLTRSLVEAAVAGSNFPVTVKLRSGWDETTKVYIEAGRVCEQAGASAITLHARTKSKQFSGHACWDDIERLKRSVSIPVIGNGDVCSGPDAQRMLDSTGCDAVMVGRAAMGNPWIFRDINHYLMHKEVLPPPDLKEKTEIILEHAQILALGIGEDRAVLQMRKHVAWYVKGMIGSSEIRRRVNKTESFSELGNLLSDIASGKTSKFHD, encoded by the coding sequence ATGGTCTTCTGTTATTTTGTCGGCATGATGATTGGAAACTTAAATATAAAGGGGAAAGTCCTTTGCGCCCCAATGGCGGGGATTTCAAATCCTCCTTACCGAATTCTGGCGCGACGTTTCGGAGCTGCTGTCGTTTATACGGAAATGGTCTCCAGCCATGGACTTGCTTATGGGGGAGAAAAAACCGAGAAATTGCTGGATTTTGGATCCCAGGAACAACCAATCGGAATCCAACTCTTCGGCGCTGATCCCGACATTATGTACCGTGCGGCACAAATTGTTTCAAAGCGAAATCCAGCTATAATTGATTTGAATTTTGGCTGTCCCACCAAAAAAGTCGTCAAAAAAAACGGTGGCGCGGCTGTACTCAAAGACCTGGGATTAACCCGCTCTTTAGTCGAAGCGGCTGTCGCCGGCAGTAATTTTCCGGTAACCGTAAAACTGCGCTCCGGCTGGGATGAAACGACCAAGGTTTATATTGAGGCCGGGCGGGTGTGCGAGCAAGCCGGAGCTTCAGCTATTACTCTCCATGCCCGCACCAAAAGTAAACAGTTCAGCGGCCATGCTTGCTGGGACGATATCGAACGACTCAAGCGATCTGTGTCAATTCCGGTGATAGGCAACGGCGATGTATGCTCCGGTCCGGACGCCCAAAGAATGCTGGATTCAACCGGCTGTGACGCCGTTATGGTCGGCCGAGCCGCAATGGGCAATCCCTGGATTTTCCGTGATATAAATCATTACCTAATGCATAAAGAGGTTTTACCGCCTCCGGATTTGAAGGAAAAGACTGAAATTATTTTGGAACACGCCCAAATCCTGGCTTTAGGTATAGGGGAAGACCGGGCCGTTCTTCAAATGAGAAAACATGTCGCATGGTACGTTAAGGGAATGATCGGCAGTAGCGAAATCAGACGCCGGGTCAATAAAACTGAATCTTTCTCGGAATTGGGAAATTTGCTGTCAGATATCGCGAGTGGGAAAACGAGTAAGTTTCACGATTAA
- a CDS encoding electron transfer flavoprotein subunit alpha/FixB family protein, with translation MKILTIAEQKGNELSNINFESIGAAKTLGGDVITVLICGKVGDMGDKLAAKGARVHVFADAQLENFNDESYARILKNFIKRENPDLIIGSATFYGKALIGRLAALCGGGLASDCTGLSMDGDTVTALRPSYGGNVFFTVQNNSAAPFFVSLRPKAFPEAGDGDAGQVTAEDIDQGLLATKAKVTERVTATGGKVSLTEADIIVAAGRGIRGAENFNIIEEMADSIGAAVGASRAIVDAGWIDYSYQVGQTGKTVNPKLYFAIGISGAIQHLVGMRSSKTIVAINRDKDAPIFNIANFGIVGDLFEIVPALTARLKEAM, from the coding sequence ATGAAAATATTGACGATTGCCGAGCAAAAAGGAAACGAATTATCAAATATAAACTTTGAATCGATAGGTGCCGCTAAAACCCTGGGCGGAGATGTAATAACCGTATTAATCTGTGGAAAGGTCGGAGATATGGGCGATAAACTGGCGGCCAAAGGCGCCCGGGTTCATGTCTTCGCCGACGCCCAACTGGAAAATTTCAATGATGAATCGTACGCCAGGATTTTAAAAAACTTTATTAAAAGAGAAAACCCCGACCTTATCATCGGCTCAGCGACATTTTACGGTAAAGCCTTGATTGGTCGTCTGGCCGCGCTATGTGGCGGGGGCCTGGCATCCGACTGCACCGGACTTTCGATGGATGGTGACACGGTCACGGCGCTCAGACCCTCCTATGGAGGAAATGTTTTCTTCACCGTACAGAACAACTCCGCCGCGCCGTTTTTTGTATCCCTGCGTCCCAAGGCGTTTCCGGAAGCGGGCGATGGAGATGCCGGTCAGGTTACGGCTGAAGACATTGACCAGGGGCTTTTGGCAACGAAAGCCAAAGTCACCGAACGGGTTACCGCGACGGGAGGCAAGGTCAGCCTTACCGAAGCCGATATTATCGTTGCCGCAGGACGAGGCATCCGGGGTGCAGAAAATTTCAATATAATTGAAGAAATGGCCGATTCGATCGGAGCCGCTGTGGGAGCATCACGAGCCATAGTCGATGCCGGATGGATTGATTATTCATATCAAGTCGGCCAAACCGGTAAGACCGTCAATCCCAAACTGTATTTCGCGATTGGTATCTCGGGAGCCATCCAGCACCTGGTTGGAATGCGTTCATCGAAAACGATTGTGGCTATTAACCGCGACAAAGACGCCCCGATCTTCAATATTGCCAACTTTGGAATTGTCGGCGACCTCTTTGAAATTGTTCCCGCCCTGACCGCCAGACTCAAAGAGGCAATGTAA